DNA from Bacteroides zoogleoformans:
CACAGGTCTCGGTTTCGAGATTTCCAACCTGCAAATCACTCTTTTCAATAAAAAAGAGCCCGCCCGGCAACAGAAGAAAGAGGTGCGGGTGACGGGTGTCGTCTCGGACGATACCGGCGAACCGGTCATCGGTGCCAACGTGTTGGTGCAAGGCACTACCATCGGTGCCATCACCGACCTTGACGGACGCTACATGCTGAATGTGCCCGCAGGCTCCACGCTGATTATCTCCTACATAGGCTACACCAACAGCCAAGTCAAGGTGAATGCGGCCGGCAACTATGACATCCGCCTGAAAGAAGACACCGAGATGCTGCACGAGGTGGTGGTTGTAGGCTATGGCACGCAGAAGAAATCCAACCTGACAGGCTCTGTAGCATCTATCAACGCAGATGCTTTGGAAAGTCGTGCGGTGGCAAGCGTATCTGCGGCATTGGCCGGCACAATGCCCGGTGTGACAACTATACAGAACTCCGGTGCTCCCGGTGCACAATCGGGTAGCATCACCATTCGCGGAAAGAACTCGATTAATGCCGCCAGTCCGCTGGTGATAGTAGACGGAGTGCCGGGAAGCATGAACAACATCGATCCCAGTGACATTGAATCGGTATCCGTTCTGAAAGATGCTGCCTCATCAGCCATCTACGGTGTGCAGGCAGCCAATGGTGTAATCTTGATTACTACAAAAAAAGGTAAGGTAGGACAAAGAGCACGCGTAAATTACTCGGGCACGGTGTCTTGGGCAAGCCCCACGGCACGTCTTCAGTTCTTGGGAGCGGCCGATTATGCCACGTTATATAATGAGGCGGTGAAGAACGAAAACCCCAATGACCCTTACCCCTTCTCGGAAGAAGATATCCGGAAGTTCCGCGACGGCTCCGACCCCATCGGACACCCCGACACCGACTGGTACAACGAGGTGATGAAAAAAAGCGCACTTGAAACGCAGCACAGTATCTCCGTATCGGGCGGAACGGACAAAACATCGTACATGGCCTCGTTGGCCTATCTGTATCAAGACGGTTTGTCGCAAGATAAAAACTATGAACGATATAACGGACGTATCAATCTCGACTCACAGATTACCAACTGGTTGGCATGGGGGCTGAATACTTCGGCCTACCGTGGCATTGACAACGATGGATTCGTGACGTTTAACCAACTGATGCACCATGTAATCCGCATACCGCCCACTGATCCTATACGGGACAAAGATGGTAATTTCGTTCATCCCGGAAAAGACAATCCGGTGGCCGAACAAGGTAGAACCGGTATAGACCGCACATTGAACCAGCAACTGAATGCCACCGCATACCTGACGCTTACACCCTTGAAGGGGCTTAGCATCAAGGGCGTCTACTCTCTCAGACACGACTACCGCGACCGTCGCCGCTTTAAGAAAGACTACAGCTATGGCGGCCAGAGTTCAGGCAAGCGCGAAGGTTATCACCATTACTACAATTGGAACTGGTATACCTCTCAACTGCTCGTAAACTACAACAAGAGCTTCGGTAAGCACTCGTTGGGCTTACTGGGCGGTGTGGAGCAAGTGGAATATACTTACAGATATACGGAAACCAGCCGTACGGGCGGCGGAAACGATGCCTTGCCCGAATCGTTAAACACGCTGGACGCTTCCTCGCAAAAGAATAGCGATGGCGGTCACGAAATTGCCCGTCTGTCATACTTCGGCCGTCTGCAATACGACTACGAGAACAAATATCTGTTTGAAGCCAACATCCGTTCCGATGCCTCGTCACGCTTCCCCAAAGAAAACCGCTGGGGCGTGTTCCCTGCTTTCTCCGCCGGATGGCGTTTGTCGGAAGAAGCCTTCATCAAGGACAACGCGGAGTGGATAAACAACCTGAAGTTGCGTCTTGGTTGGGGTAAGACCGGTAACGAAGAGCTGAAGAACACCGACATCTATCCCTCTGTGGGCACGTATGCCTACAACAAAACCATGTTCGACCATACGCTCTATGCCACTACCTACGAGTCGCGTTACGTCAATCCTAACCTGAAGTGGGCTACCGTGACCAACTACGAGTTGGGTCTGGAAGCCGGATTCCTGAACAACATGCTGGGTTTCGAGCTGTCGCTCTACAAGAAGCGCACCAACGACATGCTGCTCTACCTGCCCATATTGGGGGTGATAGGGATGAATGCCCCCGCACAGAATGCCGGCAGCGTTGAAAACAAGGGG
Protein-coding regions in this window:
- a CDS encoding TonB-dependent receptor, whose protein sequence is MNKKLCLLISLLLLSFLNVFSQTGKAEKTISIQFSNLSLQTALNRFEQASGYTFFYDAEQVNLQQTVSMNVKQATVSKAVTELLKNTGLGFEISNLQITLFNKKEPARQQKKEVRVTGVVSDDTGEPVIGANVLVQGTTIGAITDLDGRYMLNVPAGSTLIISYIGYTNSQVKVNAAGNYDIRLKEDTEMLHEVVVVGYGTQKKSNLTGSVASINADALESRAVASVSAALAGTMPGVTTIQNSGAPGAQSGSITIRGKNSINAASPLVIVDGVPGSMNNIDPSDIESVSVLKDAASSAIYGVQAANGVILITTKKGKVGQRARVNYSGTVSWASPTARLQFLGAADYATLYNEAVKNENPNDPYPFSEEDIRKFRDGSDPIGHPDTDWYNEVMKKSALETQHSISVSGGTDKTSYMASLAYLYQDGLSQDKNYERYNGRINLDSQITNWLAWGLNTSAYRGIDNDGFVTFNQLMHHVIRIPPTDPIRDKDGNFVHPGKDNPVAEQGRTGIDRTLNQQLNATAYLTLTPLKGLSIKGVYSLRHDYRDRRRFKKDYSYGGQSSGKREGYHHYYNWNWYTSQLLVNYNKSFGKHSLGLLGGVEQVEYTYRYTETSRTGGGNDALPESLNTLDASSQKNSDGGHEIARLSYFGRLQYDYENKYLFEANIRSDASSRFPKENRWGVFPAFSAGWRLSEEAFIKDNAEWINNLKLRLGWGKTGNEELKNTDIYPSVGTYAYNKTMFDHTLYATTYESRYVNPNLKWATVTNYELGLEAGFLNNMLGFELSLYKKRTNDMLLYLPILGVIGMNAPAQNAGSVENKGFDLSIFHNNQVNKDFRYSVNFNVAYVKNEITDMSGTEGVDPDNDKYWRLEGHPIGSFYGYVANGYFNTEDDLKNYPKRTGSEKLGDIKYKDLDGNKKIDSADRQVIGQNFPSWTAGLNLAATYKDFDFSMLWQGAFDVDAYYTMEAAYSFFNSGKVLKRHLDRWTPQNHNATYPRLTLGSKINYSTSSFWLQDASYVRLKNISLGYNLPKRFLDKIGFERVKLYVAGENLLTFSGLEGLDPESPSDTRGNFYSNVKKVTVGLKMTF